One window from the genome of Nitrosomonas sp. Is35 encodes:
- a CDS encoding AAA family ATPase — protein sequence GSGHIKQIFVLTHNVYFHKEVTYNPKRKDVAMNEETFWIVRKPGLASKVEKHSTNPIKTSYELLWAEVRKSGRSNLAIQNTLRRILENYFKILGGIDFDHLCAMFEGREKIICKSLCSWVHDGSHYAHDDLYITVDETMVDSYLKVFKAIFEKSGHDAHYRMMMGDSFTDGSDIEVTKA from the coding sequence GGAAGCGGTCACATCAAGCAAATATTCGTTCTCACGCACAATGTCTACTTCCACAAGGAAGTCACCTACAATCCTAAGCGAAAAGATGTAGCCATGAACGAAGAAACATTTTGGATCGTCCGCAAGCCAGGGTTGGCTTCAAAGGTCGAGAAGCACTCGACCAACCCCATCAAAACGTCATATGAGTTGCTGTGGGCAGAAGTTCGAAAATCTGGACGCTCAAATCTGGCAATACAAAACACGCTTCGCCGTATTCTCGAAAACTACTTCAAAATTCTAGGGGGTATTGATTTTGATCATCTGTGTGCAATGTTCGAAGGAAGAGAGAAGATTATCTGCAAGTCACTCTGCTCGTGGGTACATGATGGGTCGCATTACGCACATGACGACCTTTACATTACAGTTGATGAAACAATGGTTGATTCCTACTTGAAAGTCTTCAAAGCGATCTTCGAGAAATCTGGGCATGATGCACATTACAGGATGATGATGGGTGACTCATTCACAGATGGAAGCGATATTGAGGTCACTAAAGCATGA